The Zalophus californianus isolate mZalCal1 chromosome X, mZalCal1.pri.v2, whole genome shotgun sequence genome window below encodes:
- the LOC113930529 gene encoding LOW QUALITY PROTEIN: melanoma-associated antigen 10-like (The sequence of the model RefSeq protein was modified relative to this genomic sequence to represent the inferred CDS: inserted 1 base in 1 codon), with translation MWWTLTAARLSLGSEYLGLRRPLLGEQGKGAQTVPVFKTCGTPSPTILLTLLLAAGKKSHHASLFKVSTPDFQAQSEIQGLAVVHGFTAEANEETSSISSCSFNFSYPSTSASPPSSPVIPVSLEEEEEEEPAATLSPPQSPQSSCSFSASWSTSGVSNSQEEEDTSSPHTSKVTKSLPRDPLDEKVADLGHFTVLKYLLKEPITKAEMLKVVIKRYKKQLPVIFKKASKCLEVISGIDVKEVDPTTHSYVLVNSLDLTHDEMLSDNQSMPKNGLLIIILGVIFIEGNCAPEEDTWDFLNMMGVYAWREHFIYGEPRKLITRGWVQENYLEYRQVPSSDSSHYEVLWGRRAHAKTSKVKVLEFLAKVKGTDPTSFSCWYEEALRDEXRAQARNGSMDNTTAMFLAQHWSAAFPVLTGVRLNHHSVFEEGSLGSK, from the exons ATGTGGTGGACCCTCACTGCTGCCAGATTGTCTCTAGGAAGTGAATACCTTGGTCTGAGGAGGCCACTCTTGGGTGAGCAGGGAAAGGGGGCCCAGACAGTGCCAGTATTCAAG acCTGTGGTACCCCATCTCCAACCATCCTGCTCACACTTCTACTGGCTGCTGGCAAAAAAAGTCATCACGCCTCACTCTTCAAAGTGTCTACACCAGACTTTCAGGCCCAAAGTGAGATACAGGGCCTGGCAGTAGTACATGGATTCACAGCTGAAGCCAATGAGGAGACTTCCTCTATTTCCAGTTGCTCTTTCAACTTCTCTTACCCCTCCACCTCCGCCTCCCCGCCTTCCTCTCCTGTAATCCCAGTCTCcctagaggaggaggaggaagaggagcctGCTGCAACACTGAGTCCTCCCCAGAGTCCTCAGAgctcctgctccttctctgcaTCATGGAGCACATCAGGAGTCTCCAACAGCCAAGAAGAAGAGGATACAAGTTCCCCTCACACCTCAAAAGTCACCAAATCTTTGCCCAGAGACCCACTAGATGAGAAGGTGGCTGATTTGGGGCATTTCACGGTCCTCAAGTATCTACTGAAGGAACCCATCACAAAGGCAGAAATGCTGAAGGTTGTCATCAAAAGGTACAAGAAACAACTCCCTGTGATCTTCAAGAAAGCTTCTAAGTGTTTGGAGGTGATTTCTGGCATTGATGTGAAGGAAGTGGACCCCACCACCCACTCCTATGTCCTTGTCAACTCCCTGGACCTCACCCATGATGAGATGCTTAGTGACAACCAGAGCATGCCTAAAAATGGTCTCCTGATAATCATCCTGGGTGTGATCTTCATAGAGGGCAATTGTGCCCCTGAGGAAGACACCTGGGATTTCCTGAATATGATGGGAGTGTATGCTTGGAGGGAGCATTTCATTTATGGGGAGCCCAGGAAGCTCATCACCAGAGGTTGGGTGCAGGAGAATTATCTGGAGTACCGGCAGGTGCCTAGCAGTGATTCTTCACACTATGAAGTTTTGTGGGGTCGCAGGGCTCATGCTAAAACCAGCAAGGTGAAAGTTCTGGAATTTTTGGCCAAGGTTAAAGGTACTGACCCTACTTCCTTCTCATGCTGGTATGAGGAGGCTTTAAGAGATG AGAGGGCCCAGGCCAGAAATGGCTCCATGGATAATACTACTGCCATGTTCCTTGCACAACATTGGTCAGCAGCTTTTCCTGTCCTGACTGGAGTGAGGCTGAACCATCACTCTGTGTTTGAGGAGGGCAGTCTTGGCTCCAAGTAG